In one Rugosibacter aromaticivorans genomic region, the following are encoded:
- a CDS encoding S49 family peptidase, with translation MQQDENDFGKKTEDDRWERKALETIALAAITEQRRSRRWGIFFKLLGFAYLSLILAFVIDWGQTERLADGQKFTALVNLSGVIQDNGDANAENIISALQAVYEDKHTAGVILRINSPGGSPVQAGMINDEIHRLRRLHPTIPLHVVVEDVCASGGYYVAVAADKIFVDKASIVGSIGVLMDGFGFTGTMEKLGVERRLLTAGENKGFLDPFSPQTPQHKEYALRMLGEIHAQFIDVVRRGRGQRLKETPEMFSGLMWSGAKSIEMGLADGYGTVESVARDVIKAEEIRDFTVKPNIAEKFAKRLGADMAEGMVNAVSRVTVH, from the coding sequence ATGCAGCAAGATGAAAATGATTTTGGGAAAAAGACAGAAGATGATCGTTGGGAGCGCAAGGCGCTTGAGACCATCGCTTTAGCTGCGATTACTGAACAGCGACGCAGTCGCCGCTGGGGTATTTTCTTCAAGCTGTTGGGCTTTGCTTACCTATCCCTGATTCTTGCCTTCGTCATTGATTGGGGGCAAACCGAGCGATTGGCCGATGGTCAAAAATTTACCGCACTGGTAAATCTCTCAGGCGTTATTCAAGATAACGGTGACGCCAATGCAGAAAACATCATTAGCGCATTACAGGCGGTGTACGAAGACAAGCATACAGCGGGCGTTATTCTGCGCATCAATAGCCCTGGCGGCAGCCCAGTGCAGGCAGGCATGATCAACGATGAAATCCATCGCTTGCGCCGCCTCCATCCAACCATTCCACTGCATGTGGTGGTTGAAGATGTGTGTGCTTCGGGTGGTTATTATGTGGCGGTTGCTGCGGACAAGATTTTTGTTGATAAAGCCAGTATTGTGGGCTCAATCGGCGTGCTGATGGATGGTTTTGGATTTACCGGCACCATGGAAAAACTTGGTGTGGAGCGACGCTTACTCACGGCAGGAGAGAACAAAGGATTTCTTGATCCTTTTTCACCACAGACGCCACAGCACAAGGAGTATGCACTCAGAATGCTGGGTGAGATCCATGCGCAGTTCATTGACGTCGTACGGCGTGGGCGGGGACAGCGCCTGAAAGAAACCCCGGAGATGTTTTCTGGCTTGATGTGGAGCGGGGCCAAAAGTATCGAGATGGGTTTGGCTGATGGCTACGGCACGGTAGAAAGTGTGGCGCGTGATGTCATCAAGGCTGAGGAGATTCGCGACTTTACAGTCAAGCCCAATATTGCTGAAAAGTTTGCTAAACGATTGGGTGCCGATATGGCCGAAGGAATGGTCAATGCGGTGTCACGGGTTACAGTCCATTGA